GCGTCGCCGTAGAAGTTGCGGGTGGGGCCGGTCTGGCCGGCGTTGGGCATGAGCTGGAGGGCAGCCTGGTGCTGCCAGGTGTTCTCCTGCAGCTCGCCCTCGCGGGGCTTTTTGAGGCCGCTGGCGCTGGGGTACTTGAGGGTCTCGTGGGTGAAGCCGCCTTCGGGTTTGAACTCGTAGAAGTCGAAGACCCAGGCCTTGCGCCAGACGGTGCCCCAGGTGGCGGGGTCGACGCCGGCGGGGGGCGTGCGGGTGACGATGGCGAGGCGGTCCTTGCCTTCCTTGAGCGTCTGCTGGAACTGCTCCTCGGTCATGCCGCTGAAGGGGGCGAAGCGGAGGACGCGGAGCCAGTCCTCGTGCTTCTTGAGGCCGGGGAGTTCGTAGCGCGGCGGGATGGCGACGTCGAGCGTGAGCTTCTCGCCGGCGTAGTCGATGACGAGCTTCGGTTTGGCGGGGTCGGTGGTGTCGTCGGTGATGGTGACGGGCTTGCCGGCGGCGCGGAACTCGCGGTCGTCGATGCGCTGGAAGGCGAAGAGGACGCGCGGGTTGTCCTTGTGGAACTGCTGCACGCGCCGGACCATGACCATGGAGCTGACGCCCAGGCCGACGAGGCCGGTGATGGTGACGGCCCAGGCGATGCGGCGGGAGCGGTCCATGATGGTGCGTTTGTGCGGGCGGTGCGCTGACGCGGCTTAGTGGCTGTGGTCGCCGGCGGGGTGAGTGTCGTGGTCGTGGCCGTTGTGATCGCCGTGCGGGGCGTGGGGGGCGGCCTCGCTGAGGGCGCCGGTGGTGCCGGTGCGGGGCATGGTGCGGTTGGGGCCGGGGAGCGGGGCTTCTTCGTGGTGGGCGGTGGCGCCGTGGCCGGCGACGTCGAGGTGGATGCGCTCGAACTCGGCCTGGGCGGCGGCGAGGATGGGCTCGGGCATGGTGCCGGTCACCTGCTGCTTGACCTGCTCGAAGGCGGGCGTGCCCTCGCCAATGCGCTCGGCGAGGAGGGAGACGAAGCGCTGGCGGGCGTCGCCGCCGCGGCCTTGACGCTGGAGGGTGGCGGCGGCGTCGGTAAGGGCGCGGGCAGTGTTGGCGTCGGTGGCGGTGAGCTCGGTGGACTTGGCCTTGGCGTACTGGAGGACGGCGAGGTAGTCGAGGAAGCGCTCCTTGGCGCCCAGGGCGACGGCCTGGTTGGGCTTGGAGGTGATGCCGCTGCCGGTGCCGCCGGCGACGACCTGGTTCTGCTTGATGGGGTCGACGGCGCCGCGGCTGAAGAGGTCGAGACCGGTGAAGAAGAGGAAGATGGCGAGGGCGCCGAAGGTGAAGAGCATGAGGACGGTGTTGATGGGGTTGTCGTACTTCAGCTGCATGAAGTAGGCCATGACCATGATGGCCTTGACGGTGGCGATGGACATGGCGACGGCGACGTTGACCCACCAGGGGAGGGTGATGTCGAACCAGCCCATGATGGCGGTCTCGAGCTGGGCGGTGGCGACGGTGAGGGCGGTGAAGAGGAGGAGGAAGGCGAGCACGGTGCGGAGGGTGAAGGGGCCCACGATGACGTGGGAGGCGTGCTGGCCGTGGCCCTCGAAGCCGTGGGGGTCGAGCTCGTTGAAGCCGTGGGAGTCAGCGGCGGGTGTGTGGGCCATGGGGGGAGCGTCCTGAGTGCCGGGGGCAGAGAGCCGAAAGCGGAAAGCGGAAAGCGGAGAGGGAGAGCGGAGAGCGGAAAGAGATCAGTGAATCAGGTAGAGGAGCGGGAAGAGGAAGATCCAGATGAGGTCGACGAGGTGCCAGTAGAGGCCGGAGACTTCGACCATGGTGTAGTGGGTGGGGCCGTAGTAGCCCTGGCCGACGCGCTTGAGGACGCGGGCGATGAGGACCATGCCGATGATGACGTGGAGGGCGTGGATGGCGGTGCCGCAGTAGTAGACGGACCACCAGAGGGGCATGTTGGGGTCGTTGGCGAAGGGGTAGTCAAAGAGCATGCCGGGGCGCTTGCCGCCGTAGCCCTCGACGTACTGGAAGAGGCCGGCGAGGGCGGTCTTGCC
The nucleotide sequence above comes from Phycisphaerales bacterium. Encoded proteins:
- a CDS encoding cytochrome C oxidase subunit IV family protein, which produces MAHTPAADSHGFNELDPHGFEGHGQHASHVIVGPFTLRTVLAFLLLFTALTVATAQLETAIMGWFDITLPWWVNVAVAMSIATVKAIMVMAYFMQLKYDNPINTVLMLFTFGALAIFLFFTGLDLFSRGAVDPIKQNQVVAGGTGSGITSKPNQAVALGAKERFLDYLAVLQYAKAKSTELTATDANTARALTDAAATLQRQGRGGDARQRFVSLLAERIGEGTPAFEQVKQQVTGTMPEPILAAAQAEFERIHLDVAGHGATAHHEEAPLPGPNRTMPRTGTTGALSEAAPHAPHGDHNGHDHDTHPAGDHSH